The sequence below is a genomic window from Acidobacteriota bacterium.
CTCAGATGACGAATGGGAGCCGATAACCGTTTCAGAGAGTCCCCTATCGGAGACGATAATTGCGGATCGTGGAGAGCGATATTGATCTGGTTCGCCGACACCAGCGCACTGGTCAAGCGGTATGTAAGAGAATCCGGGAGTGAGTGGGTTCGACGAGAGATCAGGAACCACAAGGTGTTGATAGCCCAGATCACTCCTGTTGAAGTCGCCGCCGCCCTCGGAAAGAATCTCGCGAAAGGCAAGATTTCGGAGTTTTCCTTCTATCAAGCACGCCGGAGATTTCTACTGCATATCAAGCAGCACCAATATCGCATTGTGCAACTGAGCGACCGCATTATTGGTGAGGCAATGCGGCTGACATCCGCTCACTCGTTGCGCGCCTACGATGCGGTTCAACTAGCAACTGCGTTGATAGCGGTAGGCGCGCTCGATCGCAGCCAGTTCCTTTTCATTACCTCAGATTCAAATCTTGAAAAAGCAAGTTTCAAAGAGGGACTTCCGTCTATTAATCCTGTTACCAGGTAGACAGAGGGTCAGCGTTGATCCTCCATCCTTCATTGCCGATCAGCTGTAAAGGCCGCTGCGCAATTCCTTCAACTCCCCGCGATGTAAGGCCGACTCTGCACGATGTAGAGCTTGCCCTGTCGAAAGACCCATTCGATGTCTTGATCACGCCCGCCGAACACTCGCTTGATTTCAAGCGCAACTCGGGCTAGCCGCCTCAACATCGCGTCAGTCAGCACGCGGCGTTGCTGTTCAATCGTCACTTCCTTGACGCCTCCGCGCTCGTCAAACGCCAGCATTGTATCTTCGTCCGAACGCGTCAGCACCTGAATCGTTCCCGCGCCCGGGCGGTAGATGGCCTGCTCGGCCACTCGACGGCCTTCGACGACTTTTATGCCGAGTCCTCTTTTCGCGTTCACGTAGACCGCGTCGCGATCAGCGGAGTCGAACGGGTCGGTCGTTATCGCCACGCCTGCGCTGTCGGCGTCGATGCCTGTTTGAATCAGCACGGCCGGGTAAACGCCGAAATGATTCATGCCGAAACTCTCGCGCGCTTCATAGGCTTCGTAGTTCCATACTGAAGCCCAGACAGTTTTGATCGCTTCCATCAACTGCTCATCGGTGCGAACGTTGGGCACGGTCGTGTAGAGGCCGGCCCCGCTGAAGCTCGGCAAGTCCTCGGCATTGGTAGAGCTTCGCGCGAACAGTCCGGCGCCGGCGTATTCGCGGTGGACTTTTTCGAGAACGGCTCGGCGGAAGCTCTCGTCGTGATGGCCTTCCTCGATCCACCGGCGCATCTCGGCGAGACGGTTCTTGCGATAGCGCGGGTCGTGAACGAAGCGGTCTTCTTCGACTGCCGCGGCGATGCGCTCCTCAAGATGATTCAGGCGAATGAAGGCTTGATAAAAGTAAAATGGAATCGCAAAGCCGGCCGGGACTTCGACGCCGGGCAAGCGCGCATGCACGATCTCGCCGAGGTTCGCCGACTTGGCGCCGAAGCGAACGGCGTCACGCGCTCGCTGGCGGCTCAGGTCCGTGAGCCGGGCGTAAGCGAGATCTGCGCGCGGCGTAATCAGGTCGCTGCGCTTCACAAATTCTCGATTGCGCTTTTCGACCTCGCGCGGATCGGCCGGCGCAAGCGAGTAGTCATTCTCGCGAACTTCAAAACGAACGTATTTGCCTTCGAGCTGCTTGAAGAGGTTGTCGGCGTTTTTGATGGTGGCGTTTGGAATCGCCCACCCCTTGGCAAGCATGTTGACGTGCGAAAGCGGCGAAGCCGGCTCGGTGGTGATGATGCCCGACAGCGGCGTCAGATGAACGGGGACCTCTTTGAAGATGACGATCTGGTTGCGATCGATCACCGTGTCCGCGGTGATACGATCGATTATTCTAAGCTGTCCGATTCCCGCGCCAAGATTCAGCGGTTGATATTGCTGGCCGGCCGCAAGCTCGCTCGCCGTGAGCAGGAGCACGGACGTTCCGGTCTTGTTCAGTTCGCCGGCTGTCTGTTCGTGAGCGAGCGAATTCGGTTTGAAATACAGCGGCGCGAAAAAGCTGCGTTTGAGAGCGCCGATTGTTTCGCTCAACAGATTGCTGGTGAGCCGGTCCCCTTCCCAGAACTCGAACGTGAATTTGCCGGCGGTGGTTTGATACGCAATCGTGCCAAGTATGAACCGGCGGTCGCTCTTCAGGTAGTTATTGTCGTAAAACGCGCGGCCACGTTCGAGTGATAGATATGTTGCATTCACGAAGTCTTTGTGAAACTGATACAACCGGGAGTTGACGTAGTAGACGCGGTCACGCGAGCGGCGGTCGATTACGAACATCACGTGCGGCAGCGCGTGCAGGCGGCCTCGATAGTAGACTCGGGCCAGGAGGTCGAAGTCGGCCCTCGAGCTGATTCGCTCGAACGAGCTCGGAACCCGATCCGCTTCCCGATTTCCGGCCGGAGCTTTCTTCTCAGACTCCGGACGTCGAGGTGATGTTGGAGTTGATTGAGCAGACCGCGCTGCGGTTGTTTCGCATACGAGCGCGAGGCAAAGCGTTAGCGCCCCTGCGCGGAGGATTATCGGTCGTTGACTATCACCGATTGATCGAATCATTGATCGCATCGGGAGGAATTCTAGCACAAGAGAAGAGGCGAGAAAGCGAGGCTGGTACTCGGTCGCTCTCAGTTTGATGGATGGCAGATCGAGAACTTCAAGCTGCCAATCCCGTAGGGATGACCGGTCTATAGAACAAGGGCGCGGCGGAGGTGCCGTAACTCCGTAAGGAGTTACCTGTGCTTCGGCAAGGGGCGTTTTTGCGGGAACGAGGTAACTCCTAACGGAGTTAAATAACCCTGACGCGCGGCCCTTTCATAGACAAGCGATCCCTACGGGATTGGCAGCGAAGTTCTCGTTCCGCGATCTATCAAGCCGAGTTGTGACTTGTGTACTAGTATCGAGGGCCGTGCCCTTGAAACTCGGTCCAAATGAAGTGCACTTGCTGAAGCGACTCAGATGAGCCTTCTGGGTGTGAGTGTGATTTGCAGCGTTTGTCCTTTGCGGCGAACCGAGAGCTTGCGCGGGACGGGCTTTTCAAATAACTCGTGCAGACTGGAGAGAGTCAGCTCGGCGGCTGGGCGTCCGTCGACTGCCACGACCACGTCGTCCTGTTGAATCCCTGCCTCCGTGGCCGGAGAATCCTCGAGCAGCTCTTCAACGCGGAAAGTCTTGTAGTCGGAGCCCTCGGCAATAAACCTCAAACCACTTGAAGCCGAACCGATGGGATCCTTGAAGCTGGCATTCGGCTCGAAGATGATCCGATTGCGATCATAGTCGAGCAGCACTTTGAACTTGGATAAAATCTGCGCGCCGATGTTGCCCTGTATTTGCGAACTGGCAAAGGCCCCGCTCTTGTCTTCTGAAAAGAGTGCGAGTGGATTGTCGATTTGGAATTTTCCGATTCTCAGCGAGGCTATTCGGCCGCTGCGTCCGGTTACCTTTCCGCCAACGCCGCCCCCGCCCATAGTTCTTATCGTCTTCTGCGAAGGTCCCGGAAGATTCTCCTGCTCCACGAAGGGTCTATGAAGCGCGAGCGAGGCCCCGGATCCAAAATCGAGCACAAACCTCCCCTTGATTGCCGGCCGGCCCGTCACTGTGACTTCGGCATCCATGATCGGATGGCCCCCGTGGATAAAAGTGAGAGGCAGAATTTCACCCGAGCCCGTATAGGCGAACTTGTTCTTATCGTGCAGCCGCAACACGCGAGCGGGATAGTCAACTTCCACGACAAACTGCTTGATGAAATCAGCTCCGATGATCCCATCAATGTCGTGTCCAAATCTCGGCTCCAGACCTTCCAACGGGACGGCCAATACAACGGGCTGCGGATTGCCCTCGAGACCCATCACGCTGAGAGAAGCATCTCGAACGTAAGATCCTTTTAGCGTTCCCGCGCCCGCGCCGCCGACATTGATTTCTCCTTGCAGATTCAACCCGAGCGATCTAGCCCGGCCTGAATCAACGATGGCGACTTTGTCCCCGGTATCGAATATGAACCACAGCGGATCGGAATTGTTGATTCTGACTCTTATCAAGATGTGCCGGGTGACCAGCTCGAAGGGAATCACAACCGGGCCGGATTCTGCGGCCCTTTGCGGCTCGCCGCTGCGTAAGAGCGGATGTCGAGGCGCAGCGGAAACGATCTGATGTGACGCGAAAGCACAGCTCAGTATGAGGAGCGTTGTGAGTAATCTTCTGCGATTCATCATATTGCTTTTCCCCGATTGCACCCAGTTTTTCATTAGCCCAGGCGTTTCCGGCTGGGTCACGCGCGCCGATCGATCAGATAGCCCGGGGCACCGGGGCTTCTCGAACGTCGTTCGAATCTCCAGTTACTCATTGCATTGAACGCCGGTTTCCGTCTTTTGTTTCTCGTCGCTTGGTTTGGATCGTCTGGTCACCGAAACTGTAGCTCAGGTTAGACGCCCACCTCGTTGACTTTCGATGGGGGCCGACCTACAATTCCAGCGTCTCCCAAGTGCCCAGAAAGCAAACCTGCTTGACCGTACGAGAGCTTAAGCGAATCTATTTCGCCAAGCGCCGAGAAATCAGAGACAGACTGGCTGAGTTCGCGAGAGTGGGGCGGACGGGTTCCCCTGAGGCGCTCTTTGAAGAACTGACTTTCTGCATCTTCACGGCGGGCGCCAGCGCGCGAATGGGTCTGCGCTCGGTCGAAAGCGTTCGGCCGGTTCTAATGAGCGGCTCAGCGTTGGACATTCAGAACGCGCTGGTGGGAAGGCACAGATTCCCGAACAATCGCGGAGCTTATGTATACGAGACCCGCGAGTATCTTCGGGAACACTGCGGTCTTCAGTTGCACGAAGCGCTCAGGGGTCTGAAGGCCGCCGACGAGCGCCGTGACTTCCTGGCCGCCAATCGAAGCGTCCGCGGAATCGGTTATAAAGAAGCGAGTCATTTCTTGCGCAACGTGGGTTATCGCGGATACGCGATCCTGGACAAGCACGTGCTGACGCGGCTTGCGGAGTTCGAGGTGATCGAAACGCCGAAGCCGCCATCGACGAAAAATAGGTACCTGGCGATCGAAGAAAGAGTGAAGCTCTTCGCCGACTCGATCGGCATAGACTTCGACGAACTCGACCTGCTCTTGTGGTACACGAAGACCGGAGAAATACTGAAATGAAGGTCTACGGTGGAAAGAGCGCTTTGAATATCAGCCGAATGATTCGGCTGGCCGGTTACCTCCTGCTGATCGCCGGTTTGGCCTTCTCTAATGTGACCCGGCCGCTGGCCAGCGCGCCACCGCCTCAGCAAAAGGAAATCGAATCCAACGCCAAACTTATCCGCAAAGCACGAAAGGTTATGCGAGCGGGCAAATACGAGGACGCATTAACGATCTATCGCGAGATGTTCGATGCGAGCCCGAGCGACATCCCGTCGCGGCTGGGAGCGAGTCTGGCTTATCTGAAGTTGCAGTCCTACGTGCACTGCTTCGAGAAGGCCAAGGAAGTTATCAACCTCGACGCGAATAATGCGCGCGCCCACGCGCTTGCGGGGATTTCGCTGCTGCGGTCCGGATACGTTCGGAGCGCAATCGACGAGCTGCAGCAGGCTCTCAATTTCGATGCAAAAGAGGCGCTGGCGTACGGCGGCGCGGCCGAAATAGATTACTACGAGGGCCGGGCCAAAGAGTCTCGCACAAAGTCTTTTTACGCGCACCAACTCGATCCCGATGAACCTGATTACCTGGTGACGTACGCTCGATCTTCGTCGCGGCTTGAAGACTTCAAGGAGGCTGCCGACGCTTATGAACTCTTTCTTGAGGTCTCGCCTAAGAGCGACAGCGAGCGCCGCGATAGGATTCGAGGACTCATTCAATTCTACCGCCAGCTCGCCGGGCTCAGAGTCCATCAGGTGAGCGGCCCGGCCGTTACCGAAGCGCCGTTTCGACTGGGCAGCGATCGGCGGCCGTACTTGCGAGTCAAGCTCAACGGCCGCGACGCAGTCTTCGTGATAGACACGGGGTCCGGGTTCACGGTGATGTCGAAGGACTCGGCCAAGCGCTTCGGCGTTTCCGAGATCGCGCACGGCGGCAGGTCACAGGGAGTGGGCGGCACCGGAAAGTTTCAAATTGTCTACGGCCTTATCAGGTCGATTCAGATCGGCGAGGCAAAAGTGAGAATGGTCCCGTGTTTTATTCGTCCCTTTCATGGGGCGCAGGGACGGGTGCCTGAAGAAACGGCCGATGGCTTCCTCGGGATATCGGTCCTCTCGCACTTCGTGACCGCGCTGGATTATAAGGCAGCACGCATGCGCCTGGACCGAAGCGACAATCGCGAGTTGCAAATGGCGGCAGCTCCGGGGGTGAGCTTGATCCCGTTTCGGACGACACAGAACGGGCTTATCAGCGTCGAGACCGAATTCAACGACAACCAGAACATACACGCCATTCTTGATTCGGGCGCCAGTTCGACAGTGGTTTCAATGGCGGCGGTCGAGCGACTCAATATGCACGATCAATTGATCAAGGGCCAGACCACCAGCGTCATAGGCGCCGCTGGCATAACCGACAACGTTCAGATACTTTTCATCCGCAACTGCCGCGTAGCCGATCAGCTCCAGAGCAACCTCCGCGCGCTGGTGTTGGATTTTGGCGCGATCAACGAAACATCAGGCTTCGAGCAGAGCGGCATACTTGGCGGCGACTTTCTGCGTCACTTCAGAGTGACAATTGATTTCAATCGCGCATTACTTGCGCTCCAGCCTCATACGCCTCCAGTCACAAGACAGTAAGGGGGTAGCAGGCTCAGTATCAAACTCGGCATGCAGACTAATAAAGTCTACGCTACTCCCCTGTGGTAGAATGTCTGTGCGCCCATTATGAAGAAGAGTTTATACCTTGAGACATCGGTGGTCGGCGCCTATCTGGACAACGGCGAACCATTCCGCCGCGACCTGACAATCCGCTGGTGGGAGCACGAGATGGCCGACTACGCGCCGTACATATCGCCGCTGGTTGTCCGCGAGCTCGAACGGACCGAAGAGCCGCGGCGATCGGCGTATTTGAATTTGATACGCGACGTCCCGATGTTCGACATCAGCGAGGAAGCGGCGATACTGGCGGAGGGATACGTATCGCGCGGTATCTTTCATCGCAAGCACATGGCGGATGCGCTGCACGTGGCGATCGCTTCGGTAAACAAGGCCGATCTGCTGGTGACCTGGGATTTTGGGTACATCGCAAACGTGCATCGGCAATCACGAGTTCAATTGTTCAACACGATTGCCGGGTTCTTTGTGCCGATGATCGTGACGCCGGAGTTCTTGATTAGCGCTGAATTTTGAAGTGATACGTGATACGTGATGCGTGACCGGAAAACAACACCGTCACGAATCACGCATCACGCATCATCACTCTTATGTATCGAAAGCCGAGATTTCTGGAAGAGATTCACGCCATCCGCGAAGAGATGTCGCGCGAGTGCGACTACGACGTCGACTTGTTCGCCGAGATGGTGCGCTCAGGCCAGCGGCCGCGATATGGACCCTCCCGAAACGTCCGAGGTGTGCGCTCGCGCGCGCCCGCTTCGGATGAACACGACCAAAAGACTCGATCAGGTCAAGGTAATGATTAGACAATTGAAAGCAACATCGCTCGCGCTGTTGGCGGTAGTGGCGGCAGGCTCCTGGCTATCGGTGCGCGCCAACTCACACACGAGTCAGACGCCGCGAGCCGGCGATCGCGGGCTAAGCTCGGCTCCCGCGCCTCAGGGCAAAACGGTCTTGCTCGACGTTCCTTCGATCGCCGAGCGGGTCAACGAAGTGGTGGTCAACATCCGGTCGAGTTCCGAGAGCGGCGAGAACCTCGGGAGCGGCTTCATCATCGACCAGCGTGGATTGATTGCTACCAACTTTCATCTGATTTCGAATGCCGAGCCGCGGCGCGGTTCGGGCCAGCGGGGTCCTGAAACAAAGGGCCCTCCGAAGCTGGTCACCAGCGTAGCGGTCACCCTGCACGATGGGCGCCAGTTCCCAGCATCGATCAAAGGCTACGATGAAGCGACCGACATCGCTCTGCTCGAAATCGTGCCAAACGGGGCACAGCTTCCTGTGGCCGATCTGGGCGACAGCGATGCGCTGCGTGTAGGCGAGTGGGTAATAGCGATCGGCAATCCGCTGGGACTCGATCACACGGTT
It includes:
- a CDS encoding aspartyl protease family protein; this encodes MKVYGGKSALNISRMIRLAGYLLLIAGLAFSNVTRPLASAPPPQQKEIESNAKLIRKARKVMRAGKYEDALTIYREMFDASPSDIPSRLGASLAYLKLQSYVHCFEKAKEVINLDANNARAHALAGISLLRSGYVRSAIDELQQALNFDAKEALAYGGAAEIDYYEGRAKESRTKSFYAHQLDPDEPDYLVTYARSSSRLEDFKEAADAYELFLEVSPKSDSERRDRIRGLIQFYRQLAGLRVHQVSGPAVTEAPFRLGSDRRPYLRVKLNGRDAVFVIDTGSGFTVMSKDSAKRFGVSEIAHGGRSQGVGGTGKFQIVYGLIRSIQIGEAKVRMVPCFIRPFHGAQGRVPEETADGFLGISVLSHFVTALDYKAARMRLDRSDNRELQMAAAPGVSLIPFRTTQNGLISVETEFNDNQNIHAILDSGASSTVVSMAAVERLNMHDQLIKGQTTSVIGAAGITDNVQILFIRNCRVADQLQSNLRALVLDFGAINETSGFEQSGILGGDFLRHFRVTIDFNRALLALQPHTPPVTRQ
- a CDS encoding type II toxin-antitoxin system VapC family toxin yields the protein MIWFADTSALVKRYVRESGSEWVRREIRNHKVLIAQITPVEVAAALGKNLAKGKISEFSFYQARRRFLLHIKQHQYRIVQLSDRIIGEAMRLTSAHSLRAYDAVQLATALIAVGALDRSQFLFITSDSNLEKASFKEGLPSINPVTR
- a CDS encoding N-glycosylase/DNA lyase; the protein is MPRKQTCLTVRELKRIYFAKRREIRDRLAEFARVGRTGSPEALFEELTFCIFTAGASARMGLRSVESVRPVLMSGSALDIQNALVGRHRFPNNRGAYVYETREYLREHCGLQLHEALRGLKAADERRDFLAANRSVRGIGYKEASHFLRNVGYRGYAILDKHVLTRLAEFEVIETPKPPSTKNRYLAIEERVKLFADSIGIDFDELDLLLWYTKTGEILK
- a CDS encoding PEP/pyruvate-binding domain-containing protein; this translates as MIRSIGDSQRPIILRAGALTLCLALVCETTAARSAQSTPTSPRRPESEKKAPAGNREADRVPSSFERISSRADFDLLARVYYRGRLHALPHVMFVIDRRSRDRVYYVNSRLYQFHKDFVNATYLSLERGRAFYDNNYLKSDRRFILGTIAYQTTAGKFTFEFWEGDRLTSNLLSETIGALKRSFFAPLYFKPNSLAHEQTAGELNKTGTSVLLLTASELAAGQQYQPLNLGAGIGQLRIIDRITADTVIDRNQIVIFKEVPVHLTPLSGIITTEPASPLSHVNMLAKGWAIPNATIKNADNLFKQLEGKYVRFEVRENDYSLAPADPREVEKRNREFVKRSDLITPRADLAYARLTDLSRQRARDAVRFGAKSANLGEIVHARLPGVEVPAGFAIPFYFYQAFIRLNHLEERIAAAVEEDRFVHDPRYRKNRLAEMRRWIEEGHHDESFRRAVLEKVHREYAGAGLFARSSTNAEDLPSFSGAGLYTTVPNVRTDEQLMEAIKTVWASVWNYEAYEARESFGMNHFGVYPAVLIQTGIDADSAGVAITTDPFDSADRDAVYVNAKRGLGIKVVEGRRVAEQAIYRPGAGTIQVLTRSDEDTMLAFDERGGVKEVTIEQQRRVLTDAMLRRLARVALEIKRVFGGRDQDIEWVFRQGKLYIVQSRPYIAGS
- a CDS encoding trypsin-like peptidase domain-containing protein, producing the protein MDPPETSEVCARARPLRMNTTKRLDQVKVMIRQLKATSLALLAVVAAGSWLSVRANSHTSQTPRAGDRGLSSAPAPQGKTVLLDVPSIAERVNEVVVNIRSSSESGENLGSGFIIDQRGLIATNFHLISNAEPRRGSGQRGPETKGPPKLVTSVAVTLHDGRQFPASIKGYDEATDIALLEIVPNGAQLPVADLGDSDALRVGEWVIAIGNPLGLDHTVTLGIVSAKGRTGFGGQFDDFLQTDAAINPGNSGGPLLNVQGKIVGINTLVLERTQGLSFAIPINTLKSILSQLIDRGRVTRGFLGVETQDVDADIRGLLKLPADSRGVRVVRAERATPAARAGLRKDDLITTVDGQSITSSVQFNRIIASKLPGTKVAIRIVRDGREYTLNAETGEETKK
- a CDS encoding aspartyl protease family protein; protein product: MNRRRLLTTLLILSCAFASHQIVSAAPRHPLLRSGEPQRAAESGPVVIPFELVTRHILIRVRINNSDPLWFIFDTGDKVAIVDSGRARSLGLNLQGEINVGGAGAGTLKGSYVRDASLSVMGLEGNPQPVVLAVPLEGLEPRFGHDIDGIIGADFIKQFVVEVDYPARVLRLHDKNKFAYTGSGEILPLTFIHGGHPIMDAEVTVTGRPAIKGRFVLDFGSGASLALHRPFVEQENLPGPSQKTIRTMGGGGVGGKVTGRSGRIASLRIGKFQIDNPLALFSEDKSGAFASSQIQGNIGAQILSKFKVLLDYDRNRIIFEPNASFKDPIGSASSGLRFIAEGSDYKTFRVEELLEDSPATEAGIQQDDVVVAVDGRPAAELTLSSLHELFEKPVPRKLSVRRKGQTLQITLTPRRLI